In Saprospiraceae bacterium, the sequence CTAACCGTGCTATTCCATCCCCGGAAGCATAGTATTCAAAACACCCGCAGGCATCATACTTTTGACTATATGGTTTTTGAAGGGCCATCCATCCGATCGCGCCGGATATATCGTGTGCTCCATGTAATATCTTGTGATCTGCCAGAATGCCGGCTCCTATTCCGGTCCCAATGGTCAGGAAAATGGCATCCGAACATCCTTGAGCATTGCCTTGCCATACTTCTCCCAGGATACAACAGGCTCTATCGCTGTCGATGATCACCGGGATGCCAGGTACAGCCGATTGGACTTTGGACTGCAGGGGATAATCTTCCCAGTCATTGATATTGGGAGCCCATACACTTCCTGTCTTTTTTCTACTGATCCCAGGAACTGAAATCCCAATTCCAGAAATGATTTCGTGCTCTTCGTGTAACATTTCCAGGACAAGGTCCACAATCATAGAACCTACTGAATCACCTTCAGCATCATCAAGCATAGTTATTTTTCTATGAACCAACTCACCATTTTGAAGAAACAAGGCAGCTGCTATTTTCGTGCCTCCCAAATCAATTGCGATCACTGCCATGTTTAATTTCTGGTTATGGAATAATCTATTAAAGTATCCTATATTTCACTTGGATTCTATGATCTTTATACACCTCTTCCGGGCTGATATACGTGTCATTGTAATGGATCACTACACCAGATTTGGCCAGGATGTCACGCACTAATTCGCTACATATATACGCCCTGTTTTTCTCTCGTCTGCTGATTCTTAATAATATACGAACCATTATTCTGGCGATCTCGTAATTGTCATAAGGTCTGGTCAGTTCGTCCAAACCAAAACTTATTCCTCTGTTCAAGTTTTCTTTTGGGATAGGTTCTTTGAGTTGTGCGACCACGATCTGCCCTTTATATGGACGCCTTTTGCCGTTATAATCTTTAATGTATTTAGAGAGAGGTATGAGTCGGATACCGATATACGGCTCCGCTTCCAGGAGCATGACTCTACCCAGTTCCTGATCTACATAGACGACTGCCACATGACTCCACACACTCTTGGTCAGATTCTGAATGGCTCCAGAAAACAGGTAACTTCCAGAGCTAAAAAAAAGATCACCCGTTTTAAGAAAAGGTCTGATTTTATCATAAGGAATGATAGGTAGCTTTTTGAGTTCTGCTTTAGTAATCGCTTCTGCCATAGATCGGTAAAACTAAAAAAAATATACTCAAAACCTATCAATACACCCCCATATTTGCCTAAAATAAAAGTATCAAAACTGGTAAAGCATTATACTCCCCAGTCGCTTCAAAGGCCTGATAAGCAGGGATCAGCATTCGGTAAGCTAATTAATTTTATTGGGTTCTGATTCCATTGCTCACAAAGGTGATTTTTGAACCATCAGGAGACCAGCCATTGACCTCAAAACAGCCTTTACCTCCAAAAAATAAGCGATGGTCCTGGGACCACCTCCGGTGAGAGGCAATAATTTGAGAGCTACTCTTTGATAGGCTACAGGCATTTTGGGATTGACATCATGCGGGTATGCCAGGTAGACGATAGATTTTTTGTCAGGAGAAAGGTGAGGGTACCAGGCGTGGTTAGCGTCATACGTGAGTTGTTGGGCGCCGGACCCATCTGGTTTTTTTCGCCAGATCTGATTGGTGCCGGATTTGGCATCGTTGTAATATATAAACTGTCCGTCAGATTCAGTTACAGGTAAGATACTGGCATTTGATAGGGATGCTGGGGATCCACCTGCCGCAGGAATACGAAAGCTCTTTCCATTTTCCATATATTGAAGCGATTTGCCATCTTTAGAAAAAGCAGCAGCGGTAATGGCCACAGGGGTTTCATACATGATCTTGGTATTGCCGGTATTAACATCCAACATTTCCAGCCTGGATCCTATCCGGACACTATCATAATTCACGGTCTGTACATAGTGATTTGGGTTCCAATCAGGAGCTATAGGGGTAGAGACACGCACATTCCACACACGTGCTTCTTGCATACCATCAGGATCATGTGCCAATGCATAAGGACCTATCAATACCTCATCTTTTAATGTGGGCAGGTCGACCGTACCCATTTCTTCAAATGCTTCCCCCGGATGAGCTATGCGCATCGTGATTTTTTTGCCAATCCGCTCTAACTGAATGATATTTTCTCCAAAGTATTGTTTGGCAAAAAATATTTCCTCTTCAGGGTCACGCATATAAGCCCCGCGCAGTGGTCGCCATTGTATCACGACGAGTCCATCGCCGTGCAAACAAGTGTTGACACTGACAGCATCATGGTCAGTTGATTCACGAATCATCCACCCTGTCTTGCGGTGGCCATTGCCTCCATCATTGCCTATGAGTTGAAAATTAGCTGTCAATAAAAAATCACCTTTGATCTTTTTATACAGAAAATGAAACTCATCATGGTTAAACCAAATATTGGATCCTCCACCCTTCAGCGTATAGGTTTGAGTAGTTGGATCATAACCGGCTGAGCCTTTTATTTTAGGATTGCCTATGTCTTCAGACTTTTCGAACTGGCCTATTTGAGCATTTAAATAGTGGAGACCGGTAAGAGATAACACAAAAAATATAATGATAGTATTTTTAATCATGGTGTAGGATTATAAAAAAATAGCTGATGGGCATAGATATATTAAGATTCAATTTGGGCATGAACTTCTTAGCTTTTAAATATAGGACATCTTCATCTTTGATTTGTAATAAATGATAAAAATCCAATAAATGATTACTTTTTACAGATTATTTTATCCCTTCATAATACTATTCGAAACATAATTAGAATTTAGCTTAAGACTTCATGATCATATTTTAATTAAGGCGTAAACCCAAATCCTGATTGTTGACTTTTTTACCTAAATTAGACGACTCTTTAAAACATTATCTCATGGAAATCAATCGACGCGAATTTATACGCTCTTCTTCCCTGGCTACTGCCGGTCTCCTGACCCATCCTTCCCAAATATTAAAAACCAAAAACAAATTGCCGCGGTGGAAAGGATTTAATTTTCTTGATTTCTTTTCTCCCAATCCCTACAATGGTCACAATGCTACTCCAGAAGTTTTTTTTCAATGGATGGCTGATTGGGGATTTGATTTTGTAAGGATACCGATGGCCTATCCCTCATATCTCAAATTTGATCGATCCAGAAATATCCTTCCGGAGGAAACCAGAAATATCGATTCTGCGGTGACTGATAAAATAGAACAACTGGTGTTTAACGCTCAAAAACATGGCTTACATGTCTCCCTCAATCTGCACCGGGCTCCCGGTTATTGTATCAACGCAGGATTTCACGAACCTTACAATCTATGGACTGATGCACAAGCCTTAGATGATTTTTGTTTTCATTGGGAGTTTTGGGCAAAACGATTTAAAAACACCTCCAAGAAAAAATCAGTTTTGATTTGCTTAATGAACCTGCCTGGCGCGATGATATGAATGATCAATTAGGAAAAAAACAGCCTTGCCAGGGAAGTCTATCGAAAAATAGTTTTCGCAGCATACAACACCATCAAAAAAGTCAATAAAAAACACCTCATCATCGCAGATGGCAATAATGTAGGCAAAGATGTCACCCCTGAGCTCACCGACCTGGATATAGCACAAAGCTGTCGTGGATATGTACCTTCTATCATCTCTCATTATAAAGCAGGCTGGGTATATAAAGATCCCGAAAGCCTGCCTACTCCAGTATGGCCTGGCAGAGTGGGTGACCAGGATCTCAGCAGAAAAATGCTCGAAGATCTATATGCCCCCTGGATCAAACTGGCACAAAGTGGTATCGGGGTGCATTGTGGCGAATGTGGTTGTTTTAATAAGACCCCTCATGAAGTATTCCTGGCATGGTTTACGGATGTGCTCGATATACTCGGTACCCATGACATTGGTTTCGCCCTCTGGGAATTTAAAGGATCCTTTGGCCTCATCGATTCTGGACGCACTGATGTCGGGTACGAAGACTGGCATGGATACAAATTGGACAGAAAGTTATTGACGATGTTACAGAAAGCCTGATGTTTGGGTAGACCTATTTTTTTTTATGGATGCATGGTAAAAAAACTGGTCATCACATCGCTAAAAAACTCGTCTGAATGACCTAAATAGCATTGAAGTAAACATATTCAATTCCCTCCATCATAGTACCTTTGACTTATGCAGATAAGTTTAGCACAGATCAACTCCCACATTGGCAATTTTGAAGGTAATCTGGAGAAAATACTACATTATATTGAACTAGCCAGAAGCCAGGGATCCGATCTGGTGGTTTTTCCAGAATTGGCCACCTGCGGCTATCCACCCAGAGATTTTTTAGAGTTTAGTGACTTTATCGCTCAATCTGAATCTGTCCTGGATCAAATACGACATGCCGCCAGGGACATCGCTGTGCTGGTAGGCAGTCCGGCGATCAATCCTGTCAAAGAGGGTAAGGACCTGCACAATGCTGCCTTTTTTTTAGCTGATCAAAAGATCTTATATCAACACAATAAAACCTTGCTCCCGACCTATGATATATTTGACGAATACAGGTACTTTGAGCCATCCCATGATTTTAAAGTGTTTGAGTTCAAAGGCTATCGCATCGCGCTGACCGTTTGCGAAGATCTCTGGAATCTGGAAAATGAAAATCCACTGTACACCGTATGTCCCCTGGACAAAATGATCGATCAGATACCGGATATCATCTTCAATATTTCAGCTTCGCCGTTTGCTTACGATCATGCCCAGGAAAGAATAGAGGTGGTGCGTGCTAACGTGCTGAAATACAAACTGCCATTATTTTATTGCAATACGGTAGGCGCCCAGACCGATGTGGTTTTTGATGGAGGATCCCTGGTATTTAATGCAGATGGTACGCTCTATGACGAATTGCCTTATTTTGAAGAATGCATCAGGACTTACGAAGTAAAATCCAATGAAACCATCCTTCGAACTGATGGTGGTCACCCCAGCAGAACAGGTGAGCAGCCTAAGGAAAAGTATAAACTCATGCATGATGCTATCCTCTTAGGCATCAGCGACTATTTTGGCAAGCTTGGATTTAAGCAGGCTATCCTGGGCCTCAGCGGCGGTATAGATTCTGCACTGACTTGTGCCCTGGCGGTACGGGCATTGGGCAAAGACAATGTGATGGGGCTGATGATGCCATCAAGATACAGCAGTAAAGGCAGTGTGGACGATGCCGTGGCCCTGGCCAGGAATCTCGGTATCCGATACGAAATCATAGAAATAGAACCTATGTTCGATCGATTTCTAGCGCAACTCGCTCCCATATTGCAAGACAGGCCTTTTAATGTGACTGAAGAAAATATCCAAGCCAGGATTCGAGGCACCCTACTCATGGCTGCCTCCAACAAGCTAGGACCCATCCTCCTTAACACGACCAATAAAAGCGAGATGGCAGTGGGTTATGGCACTTTGTACGGCGACCTTTGCGGTGGATTGTCTGTACTCGGTGATGTCTACAAAACCGAAGTCTACAATTTAGTAAAATACGTAAATGAAAGCGCCAGTGAGCCAGGCGGAGTGATCCCTCAAAATTCGATCACTAAACCACCTTCTGCTGAGCTCAGACCCGATCAAAAAGATTCTGACAGCCTGCCGCCCTATGATGCGCTCGATACTATATTATATCAATACATCGAAAAAAGAAAGGGACCCAATGAAATCATCACCCTGGGTTACGACCCGGCACTCGTCAAACGGATCCTTCGGATGGTCAATATCAATGAGTTTAAACGAGAACAAACGGCCCCGGTCGTCCGCGTTTCCCCTAAAGCATTTGGAGCTGGACGGAGGATGCCTATTGTGGGGAAATATTTAAGTTGAGGGTTTTACCAATGTCGAGCATGCGGAAGGAGTTTTACTCGACATTGTACTTTGGAGTCAAGGTTTCCCCAGCGTCCTATAAGCCATCAAAGTGCTCAATACAATAAAGATCGATCCAAGCAAAAATGCAGATCCCGGCAAATGGATCGGTGCTGTATCTCTGGTGAAATAATAAAAAATACCGGTCATCAACGGAGGGCCGATGATGGTCGTCACACTCATGAGACTGGTCAAAGCTCCCTGGAGTTCACCCTGGGCATTACGGGGTATCTGGCCGGTGATGATGCCTTGCAATGCAGGGCCCGCTATCCCACCCAGGCAATAAGGGATAGAAAATAAAAACATCATCCATCCTTTGGTAGCAAAAGCAAACAACAGCAGTCCTAAAGCATAAAAAGCAAATCCCAGGTATAGACTTTTTTTCTGCCCTAGTTTTGGGATCGTATAGCGTATCAGTACAGCTTGTACTAAGGCTACCAGGATACCGACAAAACCCAATGAATATCCTACTGTCTGTTCATTCCAGCCAAAAGTGTGCATATTAAAAAATGTCCAGGTGCTCTGGACAGAGTGTGCCGCCAGGTAAATTAAGATCAATGAACCCACTAATCCAAAGACTGTCGGATATTTTTTTAATTGCAGGAGGCTGCCAACCGGGTTCGCCCGCTTCCAGTCAAAAGGTCTACGATGCTCTTCGTCCAATGATTCGGGCAGAATAAAATAACCATACATCCAATTGATAAAAGTGAGACCTGCTGATACTAAAAACGGTACCCTGGGCCCTATCTGCCCAAGGATGCCTCCCAATGTAGGCCCTATGATGAATCCGAGACCAAAGGCGGCTCCCAACATTCCAAAATTTTGGGATCGGTTTTCGTCTGTACTCACATCTGCGATGTAAGCACTGGCAGTGGTAAAACTGGCTCCCATCACACCGGCCAATAATCTCCCAACAAAAAGCCAGGCAATGGTCGGAGCCCAGGCTGCCAATAAATAGTCCAGACCAAACCCAAACAACGATATCAACAGGATTTTTCTGCGCCCATATTGATCACTTAAAGCACCCAGGATAGGTGAAAAAACAAACTGCATGATCGCAAAGGAAAACATCAGCATGCCGCCATACTTACTTGCATCGGAGATCGTTCCGCCGGTCATACTGGTGATCAGACGAGGTATCACCGGGATGATGATGCCAAATCCGATGACATCTATCAGGATGGTAAAGAATATAAATCCAATGGCTGCTTTCCGGGTTTTCATATAAGGAAAGCCGCGAAAATAGATCTAATTATTCAGATTTGAAGACTGCATTAGTTGAAACAGGAGGGTTTGAAATAGTCTCTATCGAAGCTGTATCGATTGGATGTGTTGCATTTACTTTGGCTCCCAGGACCATCAACCAGGTAGTACCAGTTAACACGATGATCAGAAATACCAATTTGAAAGTTTTCATTTTTTAATTTAATTATATAGCAAAGATCTATGCGTAACCTAGTACTGTAAAATCTACACGACTGACTGAAGAAAAAATCCGACCAAGGGGTCGGTATTTAGTGATTAATCATTGATTTAGAGAGACCTAAGGGCCTTAAACTCAGTCAAAAAGTCTACTTTTAACCTGTGAGTAGGTATTTCCATGGTTGGTGGTTGGTTTTGCTAGCCTTATCGGCAAGAGCGCAAGGCAATCTGATACCTAATCCTGGCTTTGAAGATCATATCAGCTGCCCTTCACATTTGAGTGAGTTTAATGGAGTGATCAAAGACTGGTTTACACCTACGACAGGCACTCCCAATTTTTATCATGCTTGTGCTGCCAGTCCAGAAGTCGGAGTCCCTCAGAATTATTTTGGACATAAAGCAGCTTATAAAGGTTCAGCATATGTGGGTATCATGACCAGCAATGCTTTTAGAGAATATATCACAGTCCAGCTATCCTCCACCCTGATAAAAGGCAGGCGATACCATCTCAGCTTCTATACCTCGATTATTCGACAAAATCGATGTAAATCCACCGGGTTAGATTTGCTATTCCTCCTTCTTTACATGGCATGGTAGATTATCCAGACGAAAAATGGCAATATTCTGAGTTTTGTTACACCGCTGTCGGTGGAGAGAAGTATCTGACTTTTGGAGATTTCACTTACCCGGAAGCTCATCACAATTGTCTTGATGGTGATATCTCCTATTATTTTATGGATGAAGTTTCACTGACAGCTGTGGAAGACCCTTCAACAATTGAAGTGCAATACCCCGTTTGTGATAAATCATTTCCATTTGTATTAGACGGAACCGATATAGTTCAAAACCAAACTCTGATAGACACTACTTCCTGGTTATGGGATGGGGTCATAAACAACAGCAGCAGATTGATAGAAAAAGAAGGCTTTTATAAACTCGTTTTTGACCGGACCAATTGTGTGAGGTCTGAGTATAACATCAATATCAAAGATTCAAATTGTAGTTATTCACTCTTTTTACCTAATATATTTACTCCCAATAATGATGGTTATAACGATGATTTTTCAATGCATTCAACAGGAGTGGCTTTTAATAAAATATCAATATTTAACAGGATAGGCCAGGTAGTATTTGAATCAAATGATCCGAATTTCCGTTGGGATGGACAGCTGCACAGAAAGGACCTCAGTGATGGTGTATACGTATATCTTATTACAGGTCAGGCAATATCTTCAGGGCGGATAATTCAAAAATCAGGATCCGTGACCCTGATTAGATAAATACAAAATCAATAAATCGGGAGTATCTTCAGCTGAAATTAAAAATCATTTCATTTATTACAATTTTTGACAATAAATGGAAGTTTTAAGCAAAATTAAATCTGTCCAGTGAATGTGATCAAGGTGATTTATAACTTGTCTATTTGCCCGGACAATACTTAAACTAAGCTTATGAATTCAATGTATATGATTCACCGAAAAATAGTTTTATTTACCCTGCTAGGATTTTTTCTGCTATTATTGGCACTAATTCTTTACAGGCCCAGGGTACTTATACCAACCCGATTCTATCAGGGTTTTATCCTGACCCGAGTATCATCCGGGTAGCCGAAGACTATTACCTGGTGACTTCTTCCTTTGCCTATTTTCCCGGGCTACCCATATTCCATAGCAAGGACCTGGTGAGCTGGCATCAGATTGGATATGCCATGGATCGCAAAGAGCAGTTGGATCTCACCGGAGCCGGCGTCTCAAGAGGATTATTTGCCCCAGCAATTTCCTACCATGATGGTCTATATTATATCACTTGTACCTTAGTGGACAAAGGCGGCAATTTTATTATTACAGCCAAAGATCCCAAAGGACCCTGGAGCAATCCCACCTACCTGCCTCAGGTCAATGGCATAGATCCATCATTGTATTTTGAAGATGATCAGGCTTATATTTTGTACAATAGTATTCCTCCGGACAATGTCTCGCTATATAATGGTCATAGGACTATCAGAATGTACCCGCTCGACAAGGATAGCCTTAAGACTAAAGAGCAAGAGATAATTTTGATCAATGGCGGAACAGACCTCAGTAAGCAACCAGTATGGATAGAAGCACCCCATGTGCTTAAAAAAGATGGTTGGTATTATCTCTATTGTGCTGAGGGTGGAACCGGGTATAATCACAGCGAGGTGGTTTTCAGATCAAAATCACTCACGGGACCTTATCTATCTTATCCAAACAACCCTATCCTAACACAGCGGGATCTGGATCCGGCGAGAAAAGATCCGGTCACTTCTACCGGTCATGCACAATTGGTGGAAACTGCTGCCGGTGAATGGTATGCCGTATTCCTCGGTTGCAGGCCCTACGATGATGGGCATTACAATACAGGTCGAGAAACTTTTATGACCCCGGTTCAATGGATAGATGGATGGCCAATCATCAATCCTGGTTTTAAAACAATCCAGTCTCAATACCCGTGGCCCAAAATAGACGGTCCTAATTTTACCTCCAGGATCAACGAGTTTGCCACCAATCAATTATTTTTTGACCACTTTGACGGTACTGAACTCAACAAACGATATACCTTTCTACGAACTCCAACCAAAAAGTTTTACCGGGTAAAAAAAAGCAAATTGACTTTAGAGCTCGATTCAAATACCTGTAGTGGAAAAAACCCTATTGCCATGGTAGCCGATCGACAGAATCACTTATCCGGGTATGTTACGACCCGCA encodes:
- a CDS encoding ROK family protein encodes the protein MAVIAIDLGGTKIAAALFLQNGELVHRKITMLDDAEGDSVGSMIVDLVLEMLHEEHEIISGIGISVPGISRKKTGSVWAPNINDWEDYPLQSKVQSAVPGIPVIIDSDRACCILGEVWQGNAQGCSDAIFLTIGTGIGAGILADHKILHGAHDISGAIGWMALQKPYSQKYDACGCFEYYASGDGIARLAQELVEENQGYGGRLLHSKITAHEVFDAFSAGDPVAVEVLKQCVQYWGMACANLISIFNPEKIIFGGGVFGPALQFLDAIKAEASLWAQPISMTQVRFAPSVLGSDTPLYGAAYLALSNVSSP
- a CDS encoding PD40 domain-containing protein; protein product: MIASHRRWSQDHRLFFGGKGCFEVNGWSPDGSKITFVSNGIRTQ
- a CDS encoding NAD+ synthase codes for the protein MQISLAQINSHIGNFEGNLEKILHYIELARSQGSDLVVFPELATCGYPPRDFLEFSDFIAQSESVLDQIRHAARDIAVLVGSPAINPVKEGKDLHNAAFFLADQKILYQHNKTLLPTYDIFDEYRYFEPSHDFKVFEFKGYRIALTVCEDLWNLENENPLYTVCPLDKMIDQIPDIIFNISASPFAYDHAQERIEVVRANVLKYKLPLFYCNTVGAQTDVVFDGGSLVFNADGTLYDELPYFEECIRTYEVKSNETILRTDGGHPSRTGEQPKEKYKLMHDAILLGISDYFGKLGFKQAILGLSGGIDSALTCALAVRALGKDNVMGLMMPSRYSSKGSVDDAVALARNLGIRYEIIEIEPMFDRFLAQLAPILQDRPFNVTEENIQARIRGTLLMAASNKLGPILLNTTNKSEMAVGYGTLYGDLCGGLSVLGDVYKTEVYNLVKYVNESASEPGGVIPQNSITKPPSAELRPDQKDSDSLPPYDALDTILYQYIEKRKGPNEIITLGYDPALVKRILRMVNINEFKREQTAPVVRVSPKAFGAGRRMPIVGKYLS
- a CDS encoding TCR/Tet family MFS transporter, encoding MKTRKAAIGFIFFTILIDVIGFGIIIPVIPRLITSMTGGTISDASKYGGMLMFSFAIMQFVFSPILGALSDQYGRRKILLISLFGFGLDYLLAAWAPTIAWLFVGRLLAGVMGASFTTASAYIADVSTDENRSQNFGMLGAAFGLGFIIGPTLGGILGQIGPRVPFLVSAGLTFINWMYGYFILPESLDEEHRRPFDWKRANPVGSLLQLKKYPTVFGLVGSLILIYLAAHSVQSTWTFFNMHTFGWNEQTVGYSLGFVGILVALVQAVLIRYTIPKLGQKKSLYLGFAFYALGLLLFAFATKGWMMFLFSIPYCLGGIAGPALQGIITGQIPRNAQGELQGALTSLMSVTTIIGPPLMTGIFYYFTRDTAPIHLPGSAFLLGSIFIVLSTLMAYRTLGKP
- a CDS encoding gliding motility-associated C-terminal domain-containing protein, with protein sequence MVDYPDEKWQYSEFCYTAVGGEKYLTFGDFTYPEAHHNCLDGDISYYFMDEVSLTAVEDPSTIEVQYPVCDKSFPFVLDGTDIVQNQTLIDTTSWLWDGVINNSSRLIEKEGFYKLVFDRTNCVRSEYNINIKDSNCSYSLFLPNIFTPNNDGYNDDFSMHSTGVAFNKISIFNRIGQVVFESNDPNFRWDGQLHRKDLSDGVYVYLITGQAISSGRIIQKSGSVTLIR